The window CTTGATGTCGGCCGGCTTGCACCGCGTCTGGAAGGCCTACACCGTGCAGGTGGCCAATTTGAAAGAGGGCGATCAAGTGCTGGACATTGCCGGTGGCACGGGCGATCTGTCGCTGGCCTTTTCCAAAAAAGTGGGTGCCACAGGCCGAGTGGTTCACACCGACATCAATGAAGCCATGTTGCGGACAGGCCGCGACAGGCTGGTCAATGAGGGTGTGGTGTTGCCCACCTTGGTGTGTGATGCCGAAAAACTGCCATTTCCCAATGACCATTTCAACGTGGTCAGCGTGGCCTTTGGATTGCGCAACATGACCCACAAAGATGCAGCGCTCCAAGAAATGTGCCGCGTCTTAAAACCGGGCGGCAAGTTGCTGGTGTTGGAGTTTTCCAAAGTGGCCAAACCCCTTGAGAAAGCCTACGACTGGTACTCTTTCAATGTGCTGCCCAAGCTGGGCAAGTGGGTGGCTGGTGACGATGCCAGTTACCGCTATTTGGCTGAATCCATTCGCATGCATCCCAGTCAAGAAGAGCTGAAAGCCCTTATGAAAAATGCCGGATTTGGACACGTCGATTTTCACAATTTGAGTGCAGGGGTGGTAGCCTTGCATGTCGGCATTAAATGCTGACGGTTTTTTTCTGAATTTGTCGGAGACAAAGTGAATAAATTTCTAAGCATCGCATTGACACTGG is drawn from Limnohabitans sp. 103DPR2 and contains these coding sequences:
- the ubiE gene encoding bifunctional demethylmenaquinone methyltransferase/2-methoxy-6-polyprenyl-1,4-benzoquinol methylase UbiE; the encoded protein is MSSTHFGFKTVDEKEKAKHVRGVFDSVASKYDVMNDLMSAGLHRVWKAYTVQVANLKEGDQVLDIAGGTGDLSLAFSKKVGATGRVVHTDINEAMLRTGRDRLVNEGVVLPTLVCDAEKLPFPNDHFNVVSVAFGLRNMTHKDAALQEMCRVLKPGGKLLVLEFSKVAKPLEKAYDWYSFNVLPKLGKWVAGDDASYRYLAESIRMHPSQEELKALMKNAGFGHVDFHNLSAGVVALHVGIKC